TTATTGGCCTTGACACAAGCAAAGTCTGCCGTCGCAATTAATATGCTGCATTATTGACACAATTGAGCATCCATAAGTTACATAAAGAATATATTACTAGAGGAGCCGTGTCACCCGTATACAATTTTTCTTCGGAAGAAGAAATAAATAATTCATTAATGGTTAACCTCATGGAAGGTCCCAACTGAAAATGGATtgtagccattcaaaatctttaaCCAATcttgattcacttgagctaatacTCAATTAATTGGCAGGGCAAATCTGACTCTGGGGAGGCTGCAAACATGATCTCTGTCGACACGTTTCGTTTTAAGAGAAAACATACGGTATTTTATTAAGAAGAACGATCCTTGAGTTGAGATCGCCGCACTTCGTTGGCAATAGCCTAGTTCAGTTGAAattagtattaaaaaaaaaaaaaatgtcgtgTTGCTCACGGGCTAGCCAAAGGATGACAAAAAGGACAAGCTAAGTGCACTGACTCCTGCACGCCACTATATGCCGGATCTAATGGTCCGCAACTTTCGTTCTATTTGGAATTCGTGGTGGCCGGGGACGGGTTCACTTCTTGATGCCCCTCCTATTAGGGGGATTGGATCCACGAtgaatttaggataaaaataatcTGAGTAAAATTATTTCACTCAAGGATAAAATTATGGATTTTGTTATGACAatctataaataatattttattataaaaaatatttaagatattacacatctaattttttaaatattttattattattttttataaaaataatattttattattttttgattcttcATCATTCTCTCCTTCGTAGCTCCTCCTCGCCATTGCTCGTCTCCCCCCACCGCTCGCCACCCCATCGTCGCTCGTCTTCTCATTGCTGCTGCTTGTTTATCCTCTTTCCTCCTCCATTGCCCGCCTTCTTCTACCTGTCTCCCCCCGCCGATCGAACTTGCCGCTCTCCGTCCTACCGCTACTTGCCTCCCACGGCCATCACTTTTCTCCTTTCGTTGCTCAGACTTGCTGCTCCCTTCATCTTCCATCTCCACCACCAGCCTTCCCACAGCTACACCACTGTCGCTCAGATTGCCGCCCCCTTCCTCCTCCAGTTCTATCGTTCAATTTTCTGCAGCCCCACCATTGCTACTCAGGCCTGCGGCCCTCTTCCTCCTCCGCCTTCGCCGCTCGTCTTCTCGTAGCCCACCGCCGCCCCCTACCTCATCTGCTTTTGCCACTCACCTTCCTGCAGTCTCGTACTTGCTGCTCGAGCTCGACGCCCTCCTTCCTCCTTTACCTCCGCCACTCGTCTTCTTGCAGCCCCACTATTGCCAATCGAGCCCGCCGCCTCCTTTTTCCTCCTCCTCTGGTGTTTGAGCTCGTCGCCCCTCCTCCATCTCGAGCGCCCAGACCCGCCAATCGCCTCCCTGCTGCTATATGCCGACCATTGACGAAAAGAGATAGTGGTTTATCGgaatggaggaagaagaaaagaagagaaagggtgCGACTTTCAAAACATCCGATCAATTTTTTGCTTTCCAAATTGCATATGAAGTTTGAGTTATTTATCGCACCAATTATGCATACGATCGATTAAAATTGATTgcgaataaataaattaatattttttatttttaaataaataaataaaaaaaaataataataaaataattaaaaaaaattttgaagcacCGTAGCAAAAACTTAAAATTAATAGATAGGTGCATTTCATTCCAGGATGTAATCCACTTAATAATTCTTCATCTTCGTGATAGTCATTGTACCGTGCAGGGAGGATGTAATAATTGATACGGAAATGGTTGAGCGACGAGAAATTTCATGCCAAAGATCCACGTGGCATGTCAGGTAGGCGGTCATGATCCTTCACACGGCATATCCTACTACCGAATGGAGGAGCAAACATCTAAACTGATTTTTAAAGTGAAAACTTTTATTATGATAACATATTTGGTTACATGAaagattatgaaaaaaaatcttttataaaaaaaattctggaACGTTGCATTGAATTTTCTTATTTTATTGGGTTTTCAAGAAAAAACCATGTTCCCTGTTGGCTCTTCAAGAAATGCTttgatagcaaaaaaaaaaaaagttacttTAAAAATGACGGTGCGACCCAAGTATAGAGATGAGGGGATAGGTAAGAAGATATTTTGtaacaaaatttaaatttatttttatttagattaaagGATGGAGCTGTTAGAACAAAGTTTTTAAAATTTCGAAAAGGTAACATAGTGGCAAGGGGTAAAACAAACTTACCTACGCAACCCGACAAAAGGGTAAAACAAACCAATAATTGGAAGAATGCTTCACCTAAACTCGTCACTTCATGAATCCAAGGTAGCATTTCGAACGGGACTTCACGCGAGTTCAGCCTCTGGACACGTTGCACCTAAAAAATGCATATAGCAGCCTTTGAATAATACACATTattggttttattttttttaaaaaaaagtcagCGCTTACAATTAAAATATATCGCATTATTGAATAGGACACAGCTCCAATAAGATTTTGGAGGATacttgattcataattaaaatcaaaattgaaataactAAATCTCTTaaaacatttgattcatatttagaatcgaaatcgaaataaaaATGAAAAGTTAAATCTTTAGAAGAAAGTAGAGATTCAATTTTAGAGGGATCGGACAATTTTCATTCTGCTCCACAATCAAAATCAGAATAAGACTCATTTCAACCaaatagttagaaaaaaaatcactcatttcaattttgatttcagatcgtAACTTTTTTGGTGTAGCCTTCCAGAGGCTTCAATCGCCGTCCTGATTCAGTTGAGCTATTATCTATTGCATTTTTTTATTCCAAACTTTTGACTCTTAAAGAGATTGAGAACATGGGCGGCTAGGCTCCGGTCCTTTGCTGACCAAGAAGGCTCGAGTCCTTCATCCTTGTCCACGAATCACGATTGGTGTCTTACATGACAGATGGATGAATGTCGGCCTCCATGATGGAGAGCGGAACAGAAAAATCGTGCCTtactagtttttttattttttaatcgaaAAGTTCGGTATTTCTCGGCTTGCCAACCAAAAGGACAAATATATGCACTCCGTACCGCCTCAAACTTATATCTAACAGTTGCGGTGGGATTGTCCTGAATACCAATTACCAAACCTAAGGGTTGACCCGTTACAAGTAGGCAATCCGATAGCCTCACATCATTCTCAGCCATTAATTTTTAGTGAAACAACATCCTTGGGTCTTTGGCTCCCTTGTGTGCGTGCGTGTCCACAATATAAAGGGTCGGCTCGCAATATAAATGTTGCTGCCGATTCTGAGCTTTGATTAGATTGGCGGGAAGACGGTTGCTGGATCTACGTAACAAATTTCTAATCAGGATGGGCTCCGATGGAATCTTCTGACATTCAAATCAAGAATTGGTAGAACAGGTGAAAAAGAgcacataaaaagagaaaaaattacatATCTTGAGAGTCCACAAGTtacttatatttataaatcaaggtgagaatcataagaaaaaaagaaTTGAAGGACATTTCGACTCTTTCGAACACACCGTCatgatatttttgatctgatttcttAAGATTATATGGTTGTGGTTGTCTTATCCAGCCTATGGTTAGCTATTTCTAGCGGTTGTGTGACTTGAAGGGAGAGCTTTCTATCAATTTTTCTAAAAGTGACGGTCAAAATCAGAGTAGAAAGGAGCTGGATCAGTAGTTTACCATACGTATTATTGGAGATAGGGATCAATTGCAGATGCATGAGTCAGGAGCCAATATGAGGATCAGTTTTCTGAGATCAACGTCCGAAGTCTGTATCAATATCCAATATATGAAGACTGTTTGATGATGCGAGTCGATGGTCGATATGTAGATCAGTGACTAATATATAGGTCGGTGGCCGATCTTTGGACCGGTCAGGATCAGAATTTACCAATATCTTTGGTTTGAGTGCGAGAGACTTCCCACCCAATACAATGAACATGTCCTGTCCCTTTACATCAAAAGaataagaagggaaaaaaaaaaaaaaaaaaaaaagtagacttTCTAAGGAGGAAAGTAGCCTATttactaaataaaaaaaaaaagaaagataaaaaaaaaaaaaaagtaagacaAAACCTTCAATTTTGGATGACAAGATTGGGTGTATGTGGTCGGCTCAGAAGCTCCATCAATTATTGAATGCCTTACGTCAGCAGCTGTTCGTTCCGTttggaattcaaattcaaatatttttagaattcaaataattaatatttaatttgatgattaaaaataaataaataataaaaaaattaaaatattttttagagcactatagtaaaatttttttgagattgataGAAAGATGCAGAgagatatgtatgtaatttttttaaaatttttaatttctcgaTCCCATGGACCAGCACATTGGTCACCTATGGTTGGAACGTTGACTCTTCTAAATCATGGATCTGAAAGAGTTTTTTGATCATCCGTTACTGCTAATTATATATGCCTTGTACCACAGCAAGCTAAAAATCGTCAAACTACTTCTCTAAACTATGTAAACAGAAATAATGAATTCAATTACTTCCAAATTTTGACACCTTTAGTACATCAGGATCTCGCCCTTAGTTGCCCTAAAGCTGATTGGTCCTAAAACAAAACACCTTCCTAGAATCTTCCATATTCAGGATAGGTTTCAAAGATTACAATTCAGTCAGTAGTCTACCATTTTACAGAAAAATTGATCGAGCAGGCCTGCCCCAGCCGATCGATCACATTTAAATCAAAACCTTCGTGTATACACATGTTTCTCACGGCTCTCTATTAATAGGCCAGTAACTCCTATGGTCCCATTACAACAAGCACCGGTCTCCCTCCACAACAAGCTTCAGCTCCCTGGGCGCTAGCTTTTCTCAGTGAGGAGATGGCGGCTATCTCTCTCACTCAACTCCTCCAAAACTTCGCCAATGGGTTCGCACATATTTTTGCTCGTGTAAGTGGACATATGCATAAAAAGATGGCTCTTGTGAGTAGATATGGGCATAAAATCATCGTCTTCCATCTGAGCCCCTTCTGGATTCAgctttcttattttgtttctctTGCCATGCTGGGTTCTCTGATCATGATGAAACTCAAGCCAAGTAACCCTGCCTTCAGTCCTAGCTACGTCGACATGTTATTCATGTCCACATCTGCAGTGACGCTCGCAAGTCTTGGGAGCGTCGAGATGGAGAATTTCTCAAGTTCTCAAATCGTCGTCCTCACCCTTCTCATGTTCTTAGGAGGGGAGATATTCGTTAGCCTGATCGGCCTTCTGCTGAGAATTAAAGATGATGGGTATGGCGGCATTAATCCAGACACTGCTCATAATAGAGTTGATCCAGTCGTGCCTGAACTCAACCCTATGGATCCTTCAAATGCCATCGATTGCGTCGAGGTGGGTCCTACAATTATATGTTCGGAAACTTCTCTGAGTGATGGCAAGGATTTGAGGCTTCGTTCCGTACGATATTTGGGTCATGTGTTGTGGTTTTATCTTCTTCTGATTCATGTCACCGGCTCTCTATCGATTTTATCCTACATAGCTTCTGTTACAAGCGCATGGGATGTGTTAAAGAGAAAGGGGATTAATgttttcctcttctccttgtcTACTACCGTTTCTTCATTTGCGAATGCGGGCTTCATACCGACAAACGAGAACATGGCGATCTTCAAAGTGAACCCAGGTCTCCTACTACTAATAATTCCTCAAATTCTCGCCGGCAATACGCTGTTTCCTCTGTTCCTCAGATTGGTGATATGGGCCTTGAGGAGGTGCACTGGAGCTGCAGAATTCGAGTATCTGTTGAAGAATTATTCAAGAGAGATCGGCTTCCGTCATTTGCTTCCTAACTTATTGCGAACTGCTTTCTTGTCTCTCACTGTTCTTTCATTTACAGCAACCATGGTTGTGCTTTTTTGCTCCCTCGACTGGAATTCGTCGGTATTCGATGGATTGAATTCTTATCAGAAAATCATCAATGCATTATTTATGGCAGTGAATACCAGGCATGCCGGTGAAAACTCCATCGATGTCTCCCTCGTCTCTCCAGCAGTTCTGGTGTTCTTCATCGTTATGATGTCAGTTTCTCCCTTGATATATATTCTCCTTTTTCTTGTTTTATATTCTATACTATCTACTCTTTGTTTTGATGAGGATACCTTCTGCTCTTTCGTTATTCTTTTTTTGTTAAAGAATATTTGTTTAAGAATTCTCTGATGGTTTACAGTTAAACACAAAAGATATCTTAGTTTAACCTAGCTTAAACATATATTACGTACTTTGCGGTACCTAATGATATATGTGAACTTTTTATACTGCCCAAAACTATTATTACAAATGATGTATCCAAAATCCGTCGGACACACTCTTCCCCATCTCTCTTGCACGCTAGCTAGGCTAAAAtattgatttctttctttttttttttttttttttttttgtgggatgtAAACTATGGATCAAGTAGTAAATTGCTATATACAATATCATAACTTCATAAATGCTAATCATGGAGTACATGTCAAGAGCATGGATGATTTCTGACTGACGGGTTAGTTGCACCTGCCATTTGTTTCACAGGTACCTTCCATCTTCCACAACATTTTTACCCGTTCAAGAGGATGATACAAGCTCCGCGGGAAATAAGAAAAACAATCGAAGAAGACGGTTAGTGGACAACATAATATTATCACCTCTATCCTACATCGTCATCTTCATCATTGCCATCTGCATCATTGAGAGAAGGAATCTATCCAGCGATCCACTCAACTTCTCCGCTTTGAACATAACCTTCGAAGTGATGAGGTCAGGGCGTACTCGATCTCTTACTATGAACAACATTTTGATCGGTCACATAATAATGACCTGAACGAGGAAGATGAACAAAAAAGATGATCTGTTCGCTAGAAAGAGgaacggatttttttttttttttttagaaaatataaaGATAAACAGTTACTATATATGGTGATACCCTGGATTGCATGCATTGGTTAATCAGATCATAGAATACATAGCCCTTCAAGTTGAAGTGTCATAATTAATGTATGGTGATGGACTTTAGATTTACTTTTATGTCAGTACATCATTTTGCACTTACTATTAATTGGCTGATGAATGCCTGCGTCCTGCTTAGGTTTCGTTGATTGAACAGATATACCTGAAATTTACAATCATTTGAGAATTTTCGGGCCAAGTGATCCCTAGAAATAAGCCTAGATTTGCAGTTCAATTTGATGGAAAATATAATTACTAAATTATACGTTAGCTAGGCTACAATCCTAGAGAAGTATTAATTGATCCACCATTTGGATTATTAGGCAATGACAACTCCACATGAGGTGCATGGCCTATACAACTGCTCTACTATTGAACAGGGACATGGAAGATAAGAGTGAATCATGTTAATTTTTTGAGTGAATATTATATCATGTAAGTCAGATAATGCTAGCGAAAATTTGATCCCTGAACGAAGATAAATATTTATCTTTACCAATGTTAAACGCATGCAAATATCTCTCTGTGACTGGAGGATCAGTGTTTTGTTGGTGCAGTGCATATGGAACTGTGGGGCTCTCAACGGGCTATAGCTGTGCACGATTGCTGCAACTACATCCTGATGTCAAATGCCAAGACAAGTTATATAGTTTTGTTGGGGCATGGAGTGATGAAGGGAAGCTGATTTTGGCTTTCGTCATGCTTTATGGAAGGCTTAAGAAGTTCAGCTTGAAAGGTGGTAAAGCTTGGAGGATAATTTAAGCTATGATCTCCACATGCATTTCCTCTTTCCCACAGACGATCGAAGAAGATCCGCACAGAGAATGGCCCAGAGGTATTGAATTGTGGAAAAGCCAGCAAACTCTACcagaagaatattttttcttgGTAGGCCCAGTCACTGTGCAGAGTACATCCGCGAGTGCCCGGACGATCACCCAAGTAGTGTTCGGATGGCACCAATTGCATTGAATGTACTAGAGAACAACCAAGATGGAAGGTTAAAGAAACAGGGCAACGGATGCTCTTTCCGGTGCACTCAGCTGACATCATAATCGATTGACCGGTCTACCCTCTAAATTCAacaacttttttcttttttcttttttaaaaaaaaaaaatctgagagaagTCCAAAGTGTCTGTACATTGTAATGTTTCCAAGCATGTGAATGAATTGCAAGATTCACAACAAAGTTCATGAAATCATAAGCATATCAATGAAATTAGATATGTACAGATGGATTGCCTGAATGCATGTTGATCATCGATGCATATAACGATGTATACATTGTAGCTGAATATGGTGGATCACACCAAAATCTAGCGAGACCTCTCATCATGTAATTAACAGTTGCTTGTCAATTTTTCACGGTAGAAAAATGCCAAATTGAAATTATGAAAGACTATTTCCAAGAAAATGCAACTCATGAAAAGCAAAGCTTGCCGGCAACTCAAATATCAGCTAATGACTCGATTAAGTTAATAAAATGGAGATGGCAAACCCTTGTCAGAAGAAACTCTGGCTAGGGAATCTGAAAGTAACCAGATTAGGGCAAATCATTTGAATGCATAAAAGAATTAGTGTGGTCTTACAAGGCTCTTGCTTGGACCCTGGTTAAATGAGGGTCCCTTTTTTAAGGAAATAAGCATTAGCTGGCTGGCAGACTAATGCCGTCATTAaacattattaaattattaagaaaataagTGAAAAGAAAATTCTAATTCAATGGATGTGCATGTTGTGTGTTGGATACGGGTTGTATCTTTAGCCAAAAAGAACGTTGCTGAAGAATGATCCACCTGCAACGTCAACTaccttcataatttttaaaacacttcaaccttttttttttccatctacTTATGCAACCTAAAAGTTGATGCCGCAAAAGAAGATGAATCATTCAAAGATACAATCGAACCCCTTgtgtatttgtgtgtgtgtgagagagagagagagaaggggaagaGAATAATTGAAAATTTTCTATTAATTGAGTAAAAAAGAACATTACAATGGCTTTAATAGGAGAAATTATTTGTTAGAAAAGTTCTAAAAGGCTGGTTTTGGATCATCCAATATCATTcggtgatccaaaatttcaaaaccttccactTGATTGGAAAGTGTGAATGAAAATAAAGTACACAATCAACCATTGTTAGCcgtttctaatctaatttttgcTAGAATTTTTTTAACGTTATTGAATGATGTAGTGATATTTTATTGAATATTCCAAAGTTCACGTGATAGAACCGTTTTAATCGGTAATTTTTCTTTTGGTACGTGGTTGGTTGGTTGCACCATGCACCTTATCCTCCTTTGGATTAAAAAAGGGAGAATTAAATTGCTATATTGGGACGATAATGAGAAGGTTGGAGGGGGATAAGACAGATTGGAAGAGGATGTATTTAAGTTCTCTCACTTATTGCACTCAATTCTTTTTCCTAGATTGGAAGGGGATAAGACAGATTGGAAGAGGATGTAAATCTGCAATGATCAAGCTTCTTACGCAGGTTTGTTCATGACGATGGGACGGCACATAGCCCAGGGCCAGGCCTACTTTCGGCCTTAGGAGGCAAAATCCGGGCGGGCCCGCTCGACAGTTGCCTAAACATCATGCCAGGCCGTGATCATTTTTCTTCACGACGAGCCGATACCTGAGCCCAAGCTAGGTTTTATAAGCTGGGTCATCATCCACTCTGGCGGTCCCACCCAGCTGAATAtcctatatttattattattattatttgtttcTTTGGAGAAGCATTTACGTGTATGAGTGCATGCATGTAGGTGTGGTTTTTCCGATCCGAATCTGATGAAAGCAAAATTCTATGCCAAATCCCCACCAGAAGATTTTATTGGCATGGAACCTTTGAATCCGATGTTGGCCTGGCTCGGCCGAGTCCAAAGTGCATGCCAGAGCCAACGGTGGTCAAGAAGAGATCCAAATACAGTCTCCTTCATTCCACACCTCCCTTTGTTTCTCTCTTCTGCTTCTTCTTGTCGTCAGAAAGATTTTGTGCGCGAGTCCACACAACGCTGGATAGAGTGACAGGAACCTACCTAGTTGAAACGAACGGTAGAATGAGACGTACGCATTCGACCATTGCATATTATCCTTGAACAGATCTTCTTCTTCGGAAGCAATGTGGGTTACAATCAACACCATCCAACCGCTCGTCTCCATTTCCATTAATTTGGTAAGAGTTGACTTCACCTCCGCAATGGAACGTCTCAGTTACGACTTTTCTTGTCAATATTAGTCAACACCATGATAGGCTAGCCCATGCAAGTATTCGTGCGTGGAGCTGATCAT
The DNA window shown above is from Elaeis guineensis isolate ETL-2024a chromosome 8, EG11, whole genome shotgun sequence and carries:
- the LOC105050954 gene encoding cation transporter HKT2;1 gives rise to the protein MAAISLTQLLQNFANGFAHIFARVSGHMHKKMALVSRYGHKIIVFHLSPFWIQLSYFVSLAMLGSLIMMKLKPSNPAFSPSYVDMLFMSTSAVTLASLGSVEMENFSSSQIVVLTLLMFLGGEIFVSLIGLLLRIKDDGYGGINPDTAHNRVDPVVPELNPMDPSNAIDCVEVGPTIICSETSLSDGKDLRLRSVRYLGHVLWFYLLLIHVTGSLSILSYIASVTSAWDVLKRKGINVFLFSLSTTVSSFANAGFIPTNENMAIFKVNPGLLLLIIPQILAGNTLFPLFLRLVIWALRRCTGAAEFEYLLKNYSREIGFRHLLPNLLRTAFLSLTVLSFTATMVVLFCSLDWNSSVFDGLNSYQKIINALFMAVNTRHAGENSIDVSLVSPAVLVFFIVMMYLPSSTTFLPVQEDDTSSAGNKKNNRRRRLVDNIILSPLSYIVIFIIAICIIERRNLSSDPLNFSALNITFEVMSAYGTVGLSTGYSCARLLQLHPDVKCQDKLYSFVGAWSDEGKLILAFVMLYGRLKKFSLKGGKAWRII